A region from the Bacillota bacterium genome encodes:
- a CDS encoding phosphatase, whose protein sequence is MKIVADLHVHTVASGHAYSTVLENVRAAADSGLELIAITDHGPSMQGGPHVYHFSNLRVLPRSMFGVEILRGIEANIIDTDGAIDLPERFQKYMDIVLAGFHAECFRPASVEENTRAMVGAIAGGQVDVIVHPGNPAFLIDPETVARAAAENNVALEINNTSLQGAVRKGSRENCSEIAAWVAKSGGKISIGSDAHFATQVGELSGAVDLALKAGIKPEQVLNTSPDLVNKFLRDRGRRTKIQPTPVV, encoded by the coding sequence ATGAAAATCGTTGCTGATTTGCATGTGCATACTGTGGCCAGCGGCCATGCTTACAGTACTGTACTAGAGAACGTTCGGGCTGCTGCCGATAGCGGATTAGAGTTAATTGCTATTACCGACCACGGCCCCTCAATGCAGGGAGGCCCCCATGTTTATCACTTTTCTAATCTGCGGGTACTGCCCCGGTCTATGTTTGGTGTGGAGATACTGCGCGGGATTGAGGCGAATATCATCGATACCGACGGAGCAATCGACCTCCCGGAGCGATTTCAGAAGTATATGGACATAGTGCTGGCCGGTTTTCATGCCGAATGCTTCCGACCCGCCAGCGTGGAGGAAAATACACGGGCAATGGTCGGCGCTATTGCCGGCGGCCAGGTGGATGTAATCGTCCATCCCGGCAACCCCGCCTTTCTGATTGATCCCGAGACAGTTGCCCGGGCGGCGGCTGAAAATAATGTGGCCCTGGAGATTAATAACACTTCTTTGCAGGGAGCGGTGCGTAAAGGGAGTCGGGAGAATTGTTCCGAAATCGCCGCCTGGGTGGCCAAGTCTGGTGGCAAAATCAGTATCGGCAGTGACGCCCATTTTGCAACTCAGGTGGGCGAATTGAGCGGGGCCGTTGACCTGGCTCTGAAAGCAGGAATAAAGCCGGAGCAGGTACTGAATACATCCCCGGACTTAGTAAACAAATTTCTCCGGGACCGGGGAAGACGGACGAAGATCCAGCCGACTCCGGTGGTATAG
- a CDS encoding histidinol-phosphatase, giving the protein MRPLADYHTHTRWSHASGSINENVAAARSLGLREVGIAEHGPNLLFVGVPRRRWRRLQAAVRSNAADDLRVLFNIEANVISVTGKLDVPRAVTGNLDKLLVGLHPRVCPADLSSWWAFYGLRYLALLSRSQRHKLWDMFTRAMVNCVETNSVDIITHPGYGLPIDTKELALACARRGTLLEINCRHTQNTARDLKIAAAVKDVRFVLGSDAHKPEQVGRFGPGLSLARELRIDSERIVNMG; this is encoded by the coding sequence ATGCGTCCGCTTGCCGATTATCACACCCATACCCGATGGAGCCATGCCAGCGGCAGCATTAACGAAAATGTTGCTGCCGCCAGGTCTCTGGGCCTACGGGAAGTTGGCATTGCCGAGCACGGCCCCAATTTACTATTTGTAGGTGTGCCACGCCGACGCTGGCGACGTCTCCAGGCGGCAGTGCGGAGCAACGCCGCCGATGATCTGCGGGTGCTATTTAATATCGAGGCAAATGTGATCTCTGTGACTGGGAAATTAGATGTTCCCCGGGCGGTGACCGGTAACCTGGATAAATTGCTGGTGGGGCTTCATCCCCGGGTATGCCCGGCGGATCTTTCAAGTTGGTGGGCTTTTTACGGGCTCCGCTACCTGGCCTTGCTCAGCCGCAGCCAACGCCATAAATTATGGGATATGTTTACACGGGCAATGGTCAATTGCGTAGAAACTAACTCTGTGGACATCATCACCCATCCTGGGTATGGGCTGCCAATTGACACTAAAGAACTTGCTTTGGCATGTGCCCGCCGGGGGACTTTGCTAGAGATTAACTGCCGGCATACTCAAAATACAGCCAGGGATCTTAAAATCGCTGCGGCAGTCAAAGATGTCCGATTTGTTCTGGGCAGCGATGCACATAAGCCGGAACAGGTGGGGAGATTCGGCCCCGGTCTGTCCCTTGCCCGCGAGCTGAGGATTGATTCGGAAAGAATAGTGAATATGGGTTAG
- the rapZ gene encoding RNase adapter RapZ, translated as MRGELMDLVIVTGMSGAGKTVAMHAFEDMGYYCVDNLPPQLLPKFIELCEQSTRVERVAAVVDIRGGHFFDQMEEFVTSLAHPAQILFLEANSETLVRRFKESRRDHPLSGGATISQGIALEGKRLEPLRSRADYIIDTSRMSAADLRKKLFSLFTSSGPGKTLNISVVSFGFKYGLPLDADLVFDVRFLPNPHYEEALRELTGQQQAVRDYVLGWTVTQQFIKKLKDFLEFLIPCYIKEGKTQLTVAIGCTGGKHRSVTLANLFCAFLQELGQNAVAVHRDIEKD; from the coding sequence ATGAGGGGTGAATTGATGGATCTAGTAATTGTTACAGGGATGTCCGGCGCTGGTAAGACTGTGGCGATGCACGCATTTGAAGATATGGGTTATTATTGTGTGGACAATCTGCCGCCACAATTATTGCCGAAATTCATCGAGCTGTGCGAACAATCAACCCGTGTAGAACGGGTGGCGGCTGTGGTGGATATCAGGGGGGGGCATTTCTTCGATCAAATGGAGGAGTTTGTCACCAGCTTGGCCCACCCTGCCCAGATTCTATTTCTGGAAGCAAACTCTGAAACACTGGTGCGGCGCTTTAAAGAAAGCAGGCGCGACCATCCATTGAGCGGCGGGGCCACCATCAGTCAGGGCATTGCCTTGGAGGGCAAGCGCTTGGAACCGCTGCGCTCCCGAGCTGATTACATCATTGACACCTCACGTATGTCGGCCGCAGACTTACGTAAAAAACTATTTTCTCTTTTCACCAGCAGCGGCCCGGGAAAAACTTTGAACATATCCGTGGTTTCCTTTGGATTTAAGTACGGTTTGCCTCTGGACGCAGATTTAGTATTTGATGTGCGCTTTTTGCCCAATCCCCATTATGAAGAGGCCTTGCGGGAGCTTACCGGTCAGCAGCAGGCGGTGCGGGATTATGTTCTCGGGTGGACAGTTACCCAGCAATTTATTAAAAAACTGAAAGATTTCCTGGAGTTTCTCATACCTTGTTATATAAAAGAGGGTAAAACTCAGTTGACAGTGGCTATCGGATGCACCGGAGGCAAACACCGGTCAGTAACTTTGGCCAATTTGTTTTGCGCATTTTTGCAGGAACTGGGACAAAACGCCGTAGCTGTCCACAGGGATATTGAAAAGGATTAG
- a CDS encoding YvcK family protein, with protein sequence MAMVFTVPGLFMAIAEILLSLVSITGNASVYAVLFLGMGLGLMGYAVIKLIRTLVVGLAPRNDKVVDTLYQARYLRRGPRVVVVGGGTGLSTLLRGLKYYTSNITAVVTVADDGGSSGILRGEFDMPPPGDIRNCLVALADTEPLLERLFQYRFENGSGFAGHNFGNLFLAAMTKIMGFKGAIREIGKVLAVRGTVLPVTTDNVRLQAITESGEVIWGESKIGASSTRIKELRLVPADCRVLPDVIEALANADAVIVGPGSLYTSILPNLLVPGVSEAIRKSKALKFYVCNIMTQLGETRDYTAADHLQAVQEHVGGGLFGYVVVNNKPLPADVLARYAQEGAAPVKIDRERLRSQRVRIIEDNLVHIDHVAWHNPEKLARAIVSRLAADLERPKRLLDLLLWESRVQKMQAWEERQNG encoded by the coding sequence ATGGCTATGGTATTTACAGTGCCCGGACTGTTCATGGCAATTGCTGAAATTCTTCTGAGCTTAGTCTCCATCACCGGCAATGCCAGTGTTTATGCAGTGCTGTTCCTGGGGATGGGATTGGGATTGATGGGGTACGCAGTAATCAAGCTAATCCGCACATTGGTTGTTGGGCTTGCCCCCAGAAATGATAAGGTGGTTGATACCCTCTACCAGGCCCGCTATCTGCGCCGCGGACCCCGGGTGGTTGTTGTTGGCGGTGGCACTGGACTGTCAACGTTGCTCAGGGGCTTGAAATACTATACAAGTAACATTACCGCCGTCGTCACCGTTGCCGATGACGGTGGCAGCTCCGGCATTTTACGAGGCGAGTTTGATATGCCACCACCGGGTGATATTCGCAACTGTCTTGTGGCGCTTGCTGATACTGAACCTTTGCTGGAGCGATTGTTTCAGTATCGGTTCGAGAACGGGAGCGGATTCGCCGGCCACAATTTCGGAAATCTGTTTCTGGCAGCGATGACAAAGATTATGGGCTTCAAGGGGGCGATCCGTGAAATTGGCAAGGTTTTAGCTGTTCGGGGCACTGTTCTGCCCGTTACCACTGATAATGTGCGCCTGCAGGCAATAACCGAGTCGGGCGAGGTAATTTGGGGTGAGTCAAAGATTGGAGCAAGTTCGACCCGAATCAAGGAGTTGCGCCTTGTCCCTGCCGACTGCCGGGTTTTGCCAGATGTTATCGAGGCGCTGGCTAACGCTGATGCAGTCATTGTCGGCCCGGGCAGCCTCTACACCAGTATACTACCGAATTTGTTGGTTCCGGGGGTCAGCGAGGCAATTCGCAAGAGCAAGGCGCTGAAATTTTATGTGTGCAACATCATGACCCAGCTGGGCGAAACCCGAGATTATACAGCGGCTGACCATTTGCAGGCTGTGCAGGAGCATGTGGGAGGCGGATTGTTTGGGTATGTGGTGGTAAATAATAAACCGCTGCCGGCAGATGTGCTTGCCCGTTATGCCCAGGAGGGGGCAGCGCCTGTGAAGATTGACAGGGAGCGTCTGCGCAGTCAACGCGTACGGATTATTGAGGATAACCTTGTTCATATAGACCATGTTGCCTGGCATAATCCGGAGAAACTTGCCCGGGCAATTGTAAGTCGTTTAGCTGCCGACCTGGAGCGGCCCAAGCGTTTGCTTGATCTGCTGTTATGGGAGTCCCGGGTCCAAAAAATGCAGGCATGGGAGGAGCGACAGAATGGCTAA
- a CDS encoding CPBP family intramembrane metalloprotease, translating to MAKVDWRAIPWGAREVFVYILLLVAALIALIFLTSLLGFLLVPLSPMLAILLAALAQGAVMVALIFLPRGVRGKEAWRNLGLGAISRIPWLKGLGGGLGLLAASWLYGLVVSHFVEEVPTQAIIEQFMEFQTLSGMLVFGFLVVILAPVTEELVFRGFIFGGVRNNLGFWGAALFSSLAFTVIHLSFHWVPFIQILILGVGLAWLYEASRNLLAPMLAHAVYNLAIAILLVVSG from the coding sequence ATGGCTAAAGTTGATTGGCGGGCAATACCCTGGGGCGCCAGAGAAGTGTTTGTGTATATTCTGTTGTTGGTGGCAGCCCTGATTGCCTTGATTTTCCTCACCAGTCTATTGGGCTTTTTATTGGTCCCGCTATCGCCAATGCTTGCTATATTGTTGGCGGCCCTGGCCCAGGGCGCGGTGATGGTTGCGCTCATTTTTCTGCCTCGGGGCGTCCGGGGAAAAGAGGCCTGGCGCAATCTCGGTCTAGGCGCCATTTCCCGAATTCCCTGGTTAAAGGGACTGGGCGGTGGACTGGGGCTGCTGGCCGCTTCCTGGCTCTATGGTTTAGTGGTGAGCCACTTTGTGGAAGAGGTTCCCACCCAGGCAATCATCGAGCAATTTATGGAGTTTCAAACCCTAAGCGGGATGCTTGTTTTTGGCTTTTTAGTGGTTATACTGGCGCCCGTAACTGAAGAACTGGTCTTTCGGGGATTCATTTTTGGTGGCGTTCGAAACAATTTGGGTTTCTGGGGTGCGGCACTCTTCAGTTCACTGGCCTTTACAGTTATTCATCTCAGTTTCCATTGGGTTCCGTTTATCCAGATTCTGATTCTCGGGGTGGGGCTGGCCTGGCTGTATGAAGCAAGCCGCAATCTATTGGCGCCCATGCTTGCCCATGCCGTATACAATTTGGCGATTGCCATTTTGCTGGTCGTCAGCGGTTAG
- the whiA gene encoding DNA-binding protein WhiA, translating into MSFAANIKGELSRLPLRSECCRRAELAALILINGNLQLSAGNRMYLNVGTEHAAIARRLYNMFKLEFEIQPRILVRKKIRLRKNLSYLVQIDNQQKSRAVVAALGILGTDNSLKADTDSRLVVRRCCKRAYLRGCFIAGGSVSNPEHSGYHMEIATEYSRQASFIQTLLAEFGIKSGNIQRKQNFVVYIKDSAQIADLLSLIGTNQGRLIFENAKIYKDIRNNVNRLVNCETANLNKTVNAAQRQIASIRRLEQTVGLDSLSPGLRLVARLRLEFPEATLEELGAAATPPLNKSAVNYRLRRLQKLADEILP; encoded by the coding sequence ATGTCCTTTGCCGCAAATATCAAGGGGGAATTGAGCCGGTTGCCGCTTCGGTCCGAGTGCTGTCGGCGTGCCGAGTTGGCGGCTTTGATTTTGATTAATGGCAATTTGCAGTTGAGCGCGGGCAACAGGATGTATTTGAATGTCGGCACTGAGCACGCCGCCATCGCCCGCCGGCTTTACAATATGTTTAAACTGGAGTTCGAAATCCAGCCACGGATCCTGGTCCGGAAAAAAATACGCCTCCGTAAAAATCTCAGTTACCTAGTGCAAATAGATAATCAACAAAAGTCGCGGGCGGTGGTCGCGGCATTGGGTATCTTGGGAACTGATAACAGCTTAAAGGCCGATACCGACAGTAGGCTGGTTGTCAGACGGTGTTGTAAGCGTGCCTATCTCCGTGGTTGTTTTATTGCTGGCGGGTCAGTCAGTAACCCTGAACATAGCGGTTATCATATGGAAATTGCCACCGAATATTCCCGGCAGGCATCTTTTATACAGACTTTGCTGGCGGAGTTTGGAATCAAGAGCGGCAACATTCAGCGCAAGCAGAATTTTGTTGTTTACATCAAGGATTCAGCGCAAATCGCCGACTTGCTTAGTTTGATAGGCACTAATCAGGGCCGTCTGATTTTTGAAAACGCCAAGATATATAAGGATATCCGCAATAATGTCAACCGATTGGTGAATTGCGAGACGGCCAACCTCAACAAAACAGTTAATGCCGCCCAACGTCAGATCGCGTCCATTCGCCGTCTGGAGCAAACGGTGGGGCTGGATTCACTAAGCCCGGGATTGCGTCTGGTAGCACGATTGCGGCTAGAGTTCCCAGAAGCGACGCTTGAAGAGTTAGGGGCGGCAGCAACCCCTCCCTTAAATAAATCTGCAGTCAATTATCGTCTGCGACGATTGCAAAAACTGGCGGATGAAATTTTACCCTGA
- a CDS encoding HPr family phosphocarrier protein: MVERNVTVTNKTGLHARPAAMFVQKAGQFVSEITIVKGEKEVSAKSIMGVMSLAISQGTEITIRANGDDAQQAVDALVELVESFTE; the protein is encoded by the coding sequence ATGGTGGAGCGCAATGTAACAGTAACCAACAAAACGGGCCTGCATGCCCGCCCTGCGGCCATGTTTGTTCAAAAAGCAGGTCAGTTCGTTAGCGAAATTACCATTGTCAAAGGCGAGAAAGAAGTCAGTGCCAAGAGTATTATGGGCGTAATGTCTCTGGCCATCTCCCAGGGAACTGAAATTACCATTCGTGCCAACGGCGACGATGCCCAGCAGGCAGTTGACGCTTTGGTTGAGTTGGTGGAAAGTTTTACTGAGTAG
- a CDS encoding aminopeptidase P family protein, producing MNSALKLLSQWLAANQYSFAFVNSTLNVFYLSNFYCQPHERLLGLLVFPSGEPVLVCPLMEVARAKSEGWTYEIIGYNDSEDPWQKIAAIVGDRVGPEPVIAVEKEQLPLFRAEALQKTFPGCRFSAVEAKLRELRNIKSDGEVQVLREAAALADKAVEIGVAALAEGKTEMEVVAEIEYNMKKLGVARMSFPTMVLFGAKSAESHGSPGDTRLQAGDLVLFDLGVVHKGYCSDITRTFAFKSITPEFEKIYEITLKANEAAIAASAPGVRVGDIDKAAREVITAAGYGEYFTHRVGHGLGIDVHEYPSMNGENDDLLALGMAYTIEPGIYLPGRGGVRIEDDVVITADGCETLTKFPKHLQIIG from the coding sequence ATGAACAGTGCGTTAAAGCTTTTGTCCCAGTGGTTGGCGGCGAACCAGTATTCATTTGCATTTGTCAACTCTACCCTGAATGTGTTTTATCTCAGCAATTTTTATTGTCAACCCCATGAGCGGCTATTGGGGCTGCTGGTATTTCCCAGTGGTGAACCTGTCTTAGTCTGCCCTTTGATGGAAGTGGCCCGGGCGAAGAGCGAAGGTTGGACTTATGAAATCATTGGCTACAATGATAGTGAGGACCCTTGGCAAAAAATTGCTGCAATTGTTGGCGACCGGGTTGGCCCTGAGCCGGTAATCGCTGTAGAGAAGGAGCAGTTGCCGCTGTTCCGGGCAGAGGCGCTGCAAAAAACTTTCCCCGGCTGCCGCTTTTCAGCAGTGGAAGCCAAGTTACGTGAACTGCGCAATATCAAGAGTGACGGGGAAGTTCAAGTCCTGCGGGAAGCTGCCGCCCTGGCCGACAAAGCGGTGGAGATTGGAGTTGCCGCGCTGGCGGAGGGTAAAACCGAGATGGAAGTGGTTGCCGAAATCGAATACAATATGAAAAAATTAGGTGTAGCGAGGATGTCCTTCCCGACCATGGTTCTTTTTGGCGCCAAATCAGCCGAATCTCATGGTAGTCCCGGAGATACCCGTTTACAGGCCGGTGACTTGGTTCTGTTTGATTTGGGCGTGGTTCATAAAGGTTACTGCTCAGATATAACCCGGACTTTTGCGTTTAAATCGATTACTCCCGAGTTTGAAAAAATCTACGAAATCACTCTCAAGGCCAATGAGGCGGCAATTGCCGCCAGTGCTCCAGGAGTGCGGGTAGGCGATATTGACAAGGCGGCCCGGGAAGTAATCACTGCCGCCGGCTACGGTGAATACTTCACCCACCGGGTCGGACACGGTCTTGGCATCGATGTGCATGAATACCCCTCAATGAATGGTGAAAACGATGATCTTTTGGCCCTGGGTATGGCATATACAATTGAGCCCGGAATCTACCTGCCAGGTCGTGGCGGCGTGCGCATCGAAGACGATGTAGTTATCACCGCCGACGGATGTGAGACGCTGACCAAGTTCCCTAAGCATTTGCAGATTATCGGTTAA
- a CDS encoding winged helix-turn-helix transcriptional regulator gives MLKCLAVLSDSTRFAIIQALLAGKQSCCTHISEHELGGCVSDLVNVTKLSQPTVSHHLKILEQAGLVRKEKRRTWVCYFPEHHNLAAVAHWLSSQLIHK, from the coding sequence ATGTTAAAGTGCCTGGCAGTACTTAGTGATTCTACCCGGTTCGCTATCATTCAAGCGCTGCTGGCCGGCAAACAATCTTGTTGCACACATATATCCGAACATGAACTTGGCGGCTGCGTAAGCGATCTTGTCAATGTCACCAAGCTTAGCCAGCCAACAGTATCACACCATCTAAAAATTCTTGAACAGGCCGGGTTGGTCCGCAAAGAAAAACGCCGGACCTGGGTCTGCTACTTTCCCGAACATCATAACCTGGCCGCCGTTGCCCATTGGCTTAGTTCTCAATTAATTCACAAATAA
- a CDS encoding mechanosensitive ion channel family protein, with the protein MVRVLLFFASRTKTDFDTRVVQSFKGPCFWFINSLGVYFAVLYLLNAHENIEYLPLLNTLFSTVVIIVITAGFYNLTSTSSDLFLRIGNKYGFDRILLAFISKVLRIVFIAISATIIAQRWGFDVNGFIAGLGIGGLAFALAAQDAIANVLGGMVIIAEKPFNIGDWILTPEVEGTVEDITFRSTKVRTFAQALVTVPNKAMANQPITNWSQMGRRRITFNLGVTYSTPREKLQTVVTKIKQMLVGHKDIHPETIFVNFDAFKDSSLDIFIYCFSKTTNWGEFLKVKEDVNFRIMEILEQEGVSVAFPSRTVYLEPDRGRPDRGTGPVSGEAE; encoded by the coding sequence ATGGTGCGGGTGCTGTTGTTTTTCGCATCCCGGACCAAGACGGATTTTGATACCAGGGTAGTACAATCTTTCAAGGGGCCCTGCTTTTGGTTCATAAACAGTCTGGGCGTGTATTTCGCTGTCTTATACTTGCTTAACGCCCATGAAAACATTGAATATCTGCCTTTGTTGAACACCCTATTCAGCACCGTTGTGATTATTGTGATAACGGCCGGTTTTTATAATCTAACCAGCACATCTTCAGATCTGTTCCTGAGGATTGGCAACAAATATGGTTTCGATAGAATTCTGCTGGCCTTTATCTCCAAGGTTTTGCGGATTGTGTTTATAGCCATCAGCGCTACAATCATCGCCCAGCGCTGGGGATTTGATGTCAACGGCTTTATTGCCGGTCTCGGGATTGGCGGTCTTGCCTTCGCTCTGGCAGCCCAGGACGCGATAGCCAATGTCCTGGGGGGGATGGTGATTATCGCCGAAAAGCCGTTTAATATTGGTGATTGGATACTGACGCCCGAGGTTGAAGGGACCGTTGAAGATATAACCTTTCGCAGCACAAAGGTGCGCACTTTTGCCCAGGCATTGGTTACGGTGCCCAACAAGGCAATGGCCAATCAGCCCATCACAAATTGGAGCCAGATGGGGCGGCGGCGGATAACCTTTAATCTTGGCGTGACCTATTCCACACCCAGGGAAAAACTGCAGACAGTGGTCACTAAAATTAAGCAAATGTTAGTCGGCCATAAAGATATTCATCCCGAGACGATTTTTGTAAACTTCGATGCCTTTAAAGACAGCAGTCTCGACATATTTATTTACTGTTTCAGCAAGACAACCAATTGGGGAGAATTTCTTAAGGTCAAAGAAGATGTCAATTTCCGCATCATGGAGATACTGGAGCAGGAGGGAGTAAGTGTTGCCTTCCCATCCCGAACCGTCTATTTGGAGCCGGACAGGGGGAGGCCGGACAGGGGGACAGGTCCTGTGTCCGGGGAAGCTGAGTAA
- the rpmE gene encoding 50S ribosomal protein L31: protein MKKDIHPKYHKVTATCACGAEYETGSTKENIRVDICSKCHPFYTGVQKIVDSAGRVEKFNRKYNR from the coding sequence ATGAAAAAAGATATTCATCCCAAATATCACAAAGTCACCGCAACCTGTGCATGCGGCGCAGAATACGAAACCGGCTCTACAAAGGAAAATATCCGTGTGGATATTTGCTCCAAATGCCATCCTTTCTACACCGGTGTGCAAAAAATCGTTGACTCTGCCGGCCGGGTGGAAAAATTCAACCGCAAATACAATCGTTAA
- the rpoN gene encoding RNA polymerase factor sigma-54: protein MWYCLLTECGKELAGFKRIYMYHSTGGAAMRLEYNLELKQTQKLLMTPQLRQAIKLLQLPVLELTAYLDDQYMENPLLEIEDTEEDNGEQEQQVDEQLFDLDWEQYFQDRDTGEPLAADKQNKFELVTGNEYTLQQRLHQQLSLVNLDPETARIARYIVNNLDDSGYLNICCEEVAAILQVEPAAVDAALAVVQGLEPAGIGARDLQECLLLQLKSRDDIPPCTREIINDYLPVVAKGKIPLLAEALDVTPAVIQKAVDFIKTLDPKPGQSVTSERDAGHIVPDITVLDVGGKWMVMVNDSYTPRLRINPFYQRLLKAADSDETKRFLRDKLNSALWLLKAVEQRRSTLHKITEFIIEYQQDFFEKGVKFLRPLRLRDVAEAVEVHESTVSRAINGKYVQTPRGLYELKYFFSVNLETSDGGGTSSTGAKKELQDLVEQEDPTRPLTDQQLSEKLKERGIRISRRTVAKYREELGIASSTLRKRWD from the coding sequence ATGTGGTATTGTTTGTTAACGGAGTGTGGGAAGGAATTAGCTGGGTTTAAGCGAATATATATGTATCACAGTACGGGAGGTGCAGCAATGCGACTGGAATACAATCTAGAACTCAAGCAAACGCAGAAACTGCTAATGACACCCCAGCTGCGGCAGGCAATCAAGTTGCTGCAACTACCGGTTTTGGAGCTTACCGCTTATCTGGACGATCAATATATGGAAAACCCCCTTTTGGAAATTGAGGACACGGAGGAGGACAATGGCGAGCAGGAGCAACAGGTGGATGAACAGTTGTTTGACCTGGACTGGGAGCAGTATTTTCAGGACCGGGACACCGGTGAGCCCCTGGCCGCGGATAAACAAAATAAATTTGAACTGGTTACCGGCAATGAGTATACCTTGCAGCAGCGCCTCCATCAGCAATTAAGTCTTGTCAACTTGGACCCGGAAACTGCCCGGATCGCCCGTTATATCGTCAACAATTTGGATGACAGTGGTTACCTTAATATATGTTGCGAGGAAGTGGCTGCAATTTTGCAAGTAGAGCCGGCAGCTGTAGATGCCGCCCTGGCAGTAGTGCAGGGGCTTGAGCCCGCCGGTATTGGCGCCCGTGATCTCCAGGAGTGTCTGCTTCTCCAGCTAAAATCACGGGACGACATACCCCCATGCACCCGGGAGATTATCAATGATTACCTGCCTGTTGTGGCGAAAGGCAAGATTCCACTTTTAGCAGAGGCCCTGGATGTTACGCCGGCGGTGATTCAAAAAGCGGTGGACTTTATTAAAACACTAGACCCGAAGCCGGGGCAGAGTGTCACCAGTGAGCGGGATGCCGGGCATATCGTTCCAGATATCACCGTCTTGGATGTAGGTGGCAAATGGATGGTGATGGTTAACGACAGCTACACACCGCGACTGCGAATCAATCCTTTTTATCAGCGGTTGCTCAAGGCGGCGGATTCGGATGAAACCAAACGCTTTTTGCGGGACAAACTTAATTCGGCGTTATGGCTGCTGAAAGCGGTGGAGCAAAGACGCTCTACGCTGCACAAGATTACCGAATTTATTATAGAGTATCAACAGGACTTTTTTGAAAAAGGGGTTAAATTTTTACGCCCCCTGCGCTTGCGGGATGTGGCAGAAGCCGTTGAGGTCCATGAATCCACAGTCAGTCGGGCGATTAACGGCAAATATGTGCAGACTCCCCGGGGATTGTATGAGTTGAAGTATTTCTTCTCGGTCAATCTTGAAACCAGTGATGGAGGTGGCACCTCCAGCACCGGCGCCAAGAAAGAATTGCAGGATTTGGTGGAACAAGAGGACCCGACCCGACCTCTGACCGACCAGCAATTGTCTGAGAAATTGAAAGAGCGGGGGATACGTATTTCCCGCCGCACTGTTGCCAAATACCGGGAAGAACTGGGAATTGCCAGTTCAACTTTACGAAAACGTTGGGATTAA